The proteins below come from a single Odocoileus virginianus isolate 20LAN1187 ecotype Illinois unplaced genomic scaffold, Ovbor_1.2 Unplaced_Scaffold_14, whole genome shotgun sequence genomic window:
- the LOC110127440 gene encoding LOW QUALITY PROTEIN: protein Mdm4-like (The sequence of the model RefSeq protein was modified relative to this genomic sequence to represent the inferred CDS: inserted 2 bases in 1 codon): MTSFSTSAQRSASDSACRISPEQTNQVRPKLPLLKILQAAGAQGEMFTVKEVMHYLGQYIMVKQLYDQQEQHMVYCGGDLLGELLGRQSFSVKDPSPLYDMLRKNLVTLATAXLQQSVEESPSSRKRTEEGNIPTLPTSQYKCRNSRADEDLVANLTQEETSRLDLGFEEWDVAGLPWWFLGNLRNNYTPRSNGSTDLQTNQDIGTAIVSDTTDDLWFLNESVSEQFGVGIKVEAADPEQTSEEVGKVRDKKVVDMGKNDDLEDPESISDDSDTEVTSEDEWQCTECKKFNSPSKRYCFRCWALRKDWYTDYSKLTHSLSTSDITAIPEKQESEGIDVPDCRRTVSAPVVRPKDIYNKEENSQHFDPCNSVEFLDLAHSSESQETISSMVEQSDNLFEQRKDTENMEDCQNLLKPCSLCEKRPRDGNIIHGRTGHLVTCFHCARRLKKAGASCPICKKEIQLVIKVFVA; the protein is encoded by the exons ATGACATCATTTTCCACCTCTGCCCAGCGTTCAGCATCTGACAGTGCTTGCAGGATCTCTCCAGAACAAACCAATCAGGTACGACCAAAACTGCCTCTTTTGAAGATTTTGCAAGCAGCAGGTGCACAAGGTGAAATGTTCACTGTTAAAGAGGTTATGCATTATCTAGGCCAGTATATAATGGTGAAGCAGCTTTATGATCAGCAGGAGCAGCATATGGTATATTGTGGTGGAGATCTTTTGGGAGAACTACTGGGTCGTCAGAGCTTCTCTGTGAAAGATCCAAGCCCTCTCTATGATATGCTAAGAAAGAATCTTGTCACACTAGCTACTGC ACTACAGCAAAGTGTAGAGGAAAGCCCCAGTTCCAGGAAGAGAACTGAAGAAGGCAATATTCCCACACTGCCTACCTCACAGTATAAGTGCAGAAATTCTAGAGCAGATGAAGACTTGGTAGCAAATTTAACTCAAGAAGAGACATCAAGACTGGACCTCGGGTTTGAGGAGTGGGATGTAGCTGGCTTGCCTTGGTGGTTTTTGGGAAACTTGAGAAATAACTATACACCTAGAAGTAATGGTTCAACTGATTTACAGACAAATCAGGATATAGGTACTGCCATCGTTTCAGACACCACAGATGACTTGTGGTTTTTGAATGAATCAGTGTCAGAGCAATTCGGTGTTGGGATAAAAGTTGAAGCTGCTGATCCTGAACAAACAAGTGAAGAAGTAGGGAAAGTGAGAGACAAAAAGGTGGTTGACATGGGAAAAAATGATGACCTGGAGGACCCTGAATCCATAAGTGATGATAGCGACACAGAAGTTACCTCTGAGGATGAGTGGCAGTGTACTGAGTGCAAGAAATTTAACTCTCCAAGCAAGAGGTACTGTTTTCGTTGCTGGGCCTTGAGGAAGGATTGGTACACAGATTATTCCAAGTTAACCCATTCTCTCTCCACATCTGATATCACTGCCATACCTGAAAAGCAAGAAAGTGAAGGAATTGATGTCCCTGACTGCAGAAGAACTGTATCAGCTCCAGTTGTTAGACCTAAAGATATATACAATAAGGAAGAAAACTCTCAACATTTTGATCCTTGCAACTCAGTGGAATTCTTGGATTTGGCTCATAGTTCTGAAAGCCAAGAGACCATATCAAGCATGGTAGAACAGTCAGATAACCTTTTTGAACAGAGGAAAGATACAGAAAACATGGAGGATTGCCAGAATCTTTTGAAGCCATGTAGTCTGTGTGAGAAAAGACCACGAGACGGAAACATCATTCACGGGAGGACAGGCCATCTTGTCACTTGTTTTCATTGTGCTAGAAGACTAAAGAAGGCTGGGGCTTCTTGTCCTATTTGCAAGAAAGAGATTCAGTTGGTTATTAAGGTTTTTGTAGCATAG